In one Rutidosis leptorrhynchoides isolate AG116_Rl617_1_P2 chromosome 8, CSIRO_AGI_Rlap_v1, whole genome shotgun sequence genomic region, the following are encoded:
- the LOC139862618 gene encoding protein ASPARTIC PROTEASE IN GUARD CELL 1 has product MTKLTFHLLCILFTLSLHSTLSRTFFPTSTGLSSELNVSDSIHKTLSTLSITSPTSHPKTASFDSDLSTSSVLSLQLHSRISVHKSSHQNYESVILSRLARDSLRVNSLQTKLKLAVNGVKKSDLKPLDSQLLSEDLQVPVTSGTSQGSGEYFVRVGIGHPPSQLYMVLDTGSDVNWLQCAPCADCYQQTDPIFEPMASSSYSPVTCDAHDCKSLDVSECRNGTCMYEVSYGDGSYTVGDLVTETVTFTGYNAVQNIAIGCGHVNEGLFVGAAGLIGLGGGPLSFPSQINATSYSYCLVDRDSDSASTLDFNSPIPHDAVTVTAPLLRNKKLETFYYVGLRGLSVAGEMLGVPESLFKLTDEGDAGVIVDSGTAVTRLQTEAYNALRDAFVKRTKDLTATNGVALFDTCYDLSKKKSVQVPTVSFHFSNGGVLDLPAKNYLIPVDSVGTFCLAFAPTSSTLSIIGNVQQQGTRVSYDLENSLIGFSPDKC; this is encoded by the coding sequence ATGACAAAATTAACATTTCATCTCCTTTGCATTCTTTTCACTTTATCACTCCACTCAACTCTTTCCCGTACATTCTTCCCAACTTCCACAGGACTTTCATCGGAATTAAATGTCTCCGATTCCATCCATAAAACTCTATCCACACTCTCAATCACTTCTCCCACTTCACACCCCAAAACGGCATCGTTTGACTCTGACCTCTCTACTTCTTCTGTTCTTTCTCTACAACTGCATTCTCGAATCTCAGTTCACAAATCCTCACACCAAAACTACGAGTCAGTTATTTTATCTAGACTCGCTCGTGACTCGCTCCGAGTCAACTCACTTCAAACTAAATTAAAACTAGCCGTTAACGGCGTCAAAAAGTCAGATCTAAAACCGTTAGACAGTCAACTTTTAAGTGAAGATTTACAAGTTCCGGTCACTTCAGGTACAAGTCAAGGAAGTGGAGAGTATTTCGTCCGAGTTGGAATCGGTCATCCACCGAGTCAACTTTATATGGTACTTGATACCGGAAGTGACGTTAACTGGCTACAATGCGCACCGTGCGCTGATTGCTACCAGCAAACTGATCCGATTTTCGAGCCGATGGCGTCATCTTCCTACTCACCTGTCACATGCGACGCACATGACTGCAAGTCTCTTGACGTTTCTGAATGCCGTAACGGCACGTGCATGTACGAAGTCTCATACGGTGACGGTTCGTACACCGTCGGCGATCTCGTGACGGAGACGGTTACTTTCACCGGATATAATGCCGTTCAGAATATCGCTATTGGATGCGGTCACGTTAACGAAGGATTGTTCGTCGGAGCTGCCGGATTGATTGGTCTCGGCGGCGGACCGTTATCTTTTCCGTCGCAAATTAACGCGACGTCGTATTCGTATTGTCTAGTTGACCGCGATTCTGACTCAGCGTCAACTCTCGACTTCAATTCACCGATTCCACACGATGCCGTTACAGTTACAGCTCCGTTGCTGCGTAACAAAAAACTTGAAACGTTTTATTACGTCGGATTGAGAGGATTAAGTGTCGCCGGAGAAATGCTAGGTGTTCCGGAGTCATTATTCAAGTTAACTGACGAAGGTGATGCCGGAGTGATAGTTGATTCCGGTACGGCGGTGACTCGGTTGCAAACGGAAGCGTACAATGCGTTACGAGACGCATTTGTAAAAAGGACGAAGGATTTAACGGCGACTAACGGAGTTGCGTTATTTGACACGTGTTATGATTTATCGAAAAAGAAAAGTGTACAAGTGCCAACGGTATCATTTCATTTCAGTAACGGGGGAGTATTGGATTTACCGGCTAAGAATTATTTGATACCGGTTGATTCGGTTGGGACGTTTTGTTTAGCATTTGCTCCGACGTCGTCTACTTTATCGATTATTGGTAATGTACAACAGCAAGGGACACGTGTCAGTTATGACCTTGAAAACTCCCTCATTGGATTCTCCCCTGATAAATGCTGA